The following coding sequences are from one Arthrobacter sp. PvP023 window:
- a CDS encoding MFS transporter, with protein sequence MTATQDTPQPGPWAGHPKGSAAYGRLLAGLAFAGVATFAQLYSTQAVLPIMAADLQITAAEAALTISLATVGLAVTVIPWSFLADRIGRVRAMTLGITAATVLGLLVPLAATFPMLLGLRLLEGMALGGIPAIAIAYLNEEVHKAHAAMAAGSYVAGTTLGGLAGRLVAGPVAELWGWRAATLAVSVLAAVAAVLFLVLVPKARGFTPAHASGFRGAARMLASHLRNPRLLALYVQAFLLMGGFVAVYNYLGFRLSGDPFGLPATVISLIFVAYLSGTVTSRLAGGLTQKFGRRTILLAGIVLMVLGLALTLTQLLVLILAGLVVFTGGFFAAHSIGAGWTGGIATTGRAQAASLYNLAYYLGSSAIGWAGGLVFQSFGWTALALTVIGLGCTTAVITAVVHPASGAGQQASGQENPAG encoded by the coding sequence ATGACGGCAACGCAGGACACCCCCCAACCCGGCCCGTGGGCAGGCCATCCCAAGGGCTCGGCCGCCTACGGAAGACTGCTCGCGGGGCTGGCTTTCGCCGGGGTGGCGACATTCGCGCAGCTTTACTCCACCCAGGCCGTGCTGCCGATCATGGCCGCGGACCTGCAGATCACGGCCGCCGAAGCCGCGCTGACGATCTCGCTGGCGACGGTGGGGCTGGCCGTCACTGTCATCCCGTGGTCCTTCCTGGCTGACCGGATCGGCCGGGTGCGGGCGATGACCCTGGGCATCACGGCCGCGACCGTCCTGGGCCTGCTGGTTCCCCTGGCCGCCACCTTTCCCATGCTCCTGGGGCTCCGCTTGCTTGAGGGCATGGCGCTCGGCGGAATCCCGGCAATCGCCATTGCCTACCTGAATGAGGAAGTCCACAAGGCGCACGCCGCCATGGCGGCCGGAAGCTACGTCGCGGGAACCACGCTGGGCGGGCTTGCGGGACGGCTGGTTGCGGGCCCCGTCGCTGAACTGTGGGGATGGCGGGCGGCCACATTGGCCGTCTCCGTCCTGGCCGCCGTTGCTGCCGTCCTGTTCCTGGTCCTGGTGCCCAAGGCCCGCGGCTTCACACCCGCACACGCCAGCGGATTCCGCGGGGCCGCAAGGATGCTGGCCAGCCACCTGCGCAATCCCCGCCTGCTGGCCCTCTATGTGCAGGCGTTCCTGCTCATGGGCGGCTTCGTGGCCGTGTACAACTACCTCGGCTTCCGGCTGTCCGGTGATCCGTTCGGGCTGCCGGCCACCGTGATCAGCCTCATTTTTGTGGCATACCTGTCCGGGACGGTGACCTCCAGGCTGGCCGGCGGGCTCACGCAGAAGTTCGGACGGCGGACCATCCTGCTGGCGGGAATCGTGCTGATGGTCCTTGGCCTGGCGCTGACATTGACGCAATTGCTGGTCCTGATCCTGGCCGGTCTAGTGGTTTTCACCGGAGGATTTTTTGCGGCGCACAGCATCGGGGCAGGCTGGACCGGAGGGATCGCCACCACCGGCCGGGCTCAGGCCGCCTCGCTGTACAACCTTGCCTATTACCTTGGCTCCAGCGCAATCGGGTGGGCAGGCGGCCTGGTATTCCAGTCCTTCGGCTGGACGGCGCTCGCCCTGACGGTCATCGGACTGGGATGCACGACGGCGGTAATCACCGCCGTCGTGCATCCTGCGTCGGGCGCCGGTCAACAGGCCTCCGGGCAGGAGAATCCGGCCGGCTAG
- a CDS encoding PLP-dependent aspartate aminotransferase family protein, giving the protein MLSPDSLAVHAGRAGLTEQGVHAVPIDLSTTAPLPSVHDGGRAYEQMATGGMPLEGQSTVYQRLWNPTVARFEEGVAVLEGAPEAVAFATGMAALSAVLLATVAAGRKHVVAVRPLYGGSDHILASGVLGTEVTFTTADGVREALRPDTGLVIVETPANPSLELVDIAQLARDADGVPLLVDNTFASPVLQQPLVHGATLVLHSATKFLGGHGDAMGGVVAASVEWTTRLRQVRAVTGGILTPWPAYLLHRGLATLPVRVRAQQATAHKVAAALAGHGLVKAVHYPGLPECDPLGLVGTQMSGPGSLLAFELASAEHAERVPAAVRMITHAVSLGGIDTLIQHPAGLTHRPVASEARPRASLLRLSVGLEDVADVVADLLQAVEGTR; this is encoded by the coding sequence GATTCACTGGCTGTCCATGCTGGCCGGGCCGGCCTCACCGAACAAGGCGTGCATGCCGTGCCGATTGACCTCTCCACCACTGCGCCGCTTCCGTCGGTCCACGACGGCGGCCGGGCATATGAACAAATGGCCACCGGCGGGATGCCCCTGGAAGGCCAGAGCACCGTCTACCAGCGCCTGTGGAATCCCACGGTGGCCCGCTTCGAGGAGGGCGTGGCCGTCCTGGAGGGCGCACCCGAGGCGGTGGCCTTCGCCACCGGGATGGCTGCCCTTTCAGCCGTCCTGCTCGCCACTGTGGCTGCCGGCAGGAAGCACGTGGTGGCAGTCCGGCCGTTGTATGGCGGGAGCGACCACATCCTCGCCTCGGGCGTCCTGGGCACCGAAGTGACGTTCACGACGGCGGACGGTGTCCGCGAGGCCCTGCGTCCGGATACGGGACTGGTGATTGTGGAGACGCCCGCCAACCCCAGCCTGGAGCTTGTGGACATTGCGCAGCTTGCCCGTGACGCTGACGGCGTCCCGCTCCTGGTGGACAACACTTTCGCAAGTCCGGTGCTCCAACAGCCCCTGGTCCACGGCGCCACGCTCGTGTTGCACAGCGCCACCAAATTCCTCGGCGGGCACGGGGATGCGATGGGCGGTGTGGTTGCGGCTTCGGTGGAGTGGACCACCAGGCTCCGCCAGGTCCGTGCCGTGACAGGCGGAATCCTGACTCCCTGGCCGGCCTATCTGCTCCACCGCGGGCTGGCCACCCTGCCGGTGCGCGTCCGGGCACAGCAGGCAACCGCGCACAAGGTTGCCGCTGCCCTGGCCGGACACGGGCTCGTGAAAGCGGTCCACTACCCGGGGCTCCCGGAGTGCGACCCGCTGGGGCTGGTGGGGACGCAGATGTCCGGCCCCGGCTCGCTGCTGGCGTTTGAACTGGCCAGCGCCGAGCACGCAGAGCGCGTGCCGGCGGCGGTCCGGATGATCACCCACGCCGTGTCCCTGGGCGGTATCGATACCCTTATCCAGCACCCGGCCGGACTGACCCACCGGCCCGTTGCCTCCGAGGCCAGGCCGCGTGCCAGCCTGCTGCGATTGTCCGTGGGGCTGGAGGACGTCGCGGACGTTGTGGCGGACCTTCTGCAGGCAGTCGAAGGAACGCGCTAG